Proteins encoded within one genomic window of Oncorhynchus mykiss isolate Arlee chromosome 27, USDA_OmykA_1.1, whole genome shotgun sequence:
- the LOC118944646 gene encoding protein starmaker-like → MGTNSDKVSVTFALQSAPSVAQRPTPLTLSPLPHLSSPLPSLPYFSSHKPSASSLDTHDPNQSTSTLDNHDPNQSTSTLDTHDPNQSTSTLDTHDPNQSTSTLDTHDPNQSTSTLDTHDPNQSTSTLDIHDPNQSTSTLDIHDPNQSTSTLDTHDPNQSTSTLDIHDPNQSTSTLDTHDPNQSTSTLDTHDPNQSTSTLDIHDPNQSTSTLDTHDPNQSTSTLDTHDPNQSTSTLDIHDPNQSTSTLDTHDPNQSTSTLDTHDPNQSTSTLDTHDPNQSTSTLDTHDPNQSTSTLDTHDPNQSTSTLDTHDPNQSTSTLDTHDPNQSTSTLDIHDPNQSTSTLDTHDPNQSTSTLDIHDPNQSTSTLDTHDPNQSTSTLDIHDPNQSTSTLDTHDPNQSTSTLDTHDPNQSTSTLDTHDPNQSTSTLDTHDPNQSTSTLDTHDPNQSTSTLDTHDPNQSTSTLDTHDPNQSTSTLDTHDPNQSTSTLDTHDPNQSTSTLDTHDPNQSTSTLDTHDPNQSTSTLDTHDPNQSTSTLDIHDPNQSTSTLDTHDPNQSTSTLDTHDPNQSTSTLDIPDPNQSTSTLDTHDPNQSTSTLDTHDPNQSTSTLDIHDPNQSTSTLDTHDPNQSTSTLDIHDPNQSTSTLDTHDPNQSTSTLDTHDPNQSTSTLDTHDPNQSTSTLDIHDPNQSISTLDTHDPNQSTSTLDTHDPNQSTSTLDTTSSIPS, encoded by the coding sequence ATGGGGACAAACAGCGATAAAGTGAGTGTTACGTTTGCCCTCCAGTCAGCCCCCAGTGTGGCTCAGAGACCCACCCCTCTCACCCTCagccctctcccccacctctcctcccctctgccctctcttcCATACTTTTCCTCCCACAAACCGTCTGCATCCTCACTGGACACCCATGACCCAAACCAATCTACATCTACACTGGACAACCACGACCCAAACCAATCTACATCTACACTGGACACCCACGACCCGAACCAATCTACATCTACACTGGACACCCATGACCCAAACCAATCTACATCTACACTGGACACCCACGACCCAAACCAATCTACATCTACACTGGACACCCATGACCCGAACCAATCTACATCTACACTGGACATCCACGACCCAAACCAATCTACATCTACACTGGACATCCACGACCCAAACCAATCTACATCTACACTGGACACCCATGACCCGAACCAATCTACATCTACACTGGACATCCACGACCCAAACCAATCTACATCTACACTGGACACCCACGACCCAAACCAATCTACATCTACACTGGACACCCACGACCCAAACCAATCTACATCTACACTGGACATCCACGACCCAAACCAATCTACATCTACACTGGACACCCATGACCCGAACCAATCTACATCTACACTGGACACCCACGACCCAAACCAATCTACATCTACACTGGACATCCACGACCCAAACCAATCTACATCTACACTGGACACCCATGACCCAAACCAATCTACATCTACACTGGACACCCATGACCCAAACCAATCTACATCTACACTGGACACCCATGACCCGAACCAATCTACATCTACACTGGACACCCACGACCCAAACCAATCTACATCTACACTGGACACCCATGACCCAAACCAATCTACATCTACACTGGACACCCATGACCCAAACCAATCTACATCTACACTGGACACCCATGACCCAAACCAATCTACATCTACACTGGACATCCATGACCCGAACCAATCTACATCTACACTGGACACCCACGACCCAAACCAATCTACATCTACACTGGACATCCACGACCCGAACCAATCTACATCTACACTGGACACCCACGACCCAAACCAATCTACATCTACACTGGACATCCACGACCCAAACCAATCTACATCTACACTGGACACCCATGACCCGAACCAATCTACATCTACACTGGACACCCATGACCCAAACCAATCTACATCTACACTGGACACCCACGACCCAAACCAATCTACATCTACACTGGACACCCATGACCCGAACCAATCTACATCTACACTGGACACCCATGACCCGAACCAATCTACATCTACACTGGACACCCATGACCCGAACCAATCTACATCTACACTGGACACCCATGACCCAAACCAATCTACATCTACACTGGACACCCACGACCCGAACCAATCTACATCTACACTGGACACCCATGACCCAAACCAATCTACATCTACACTGGACACCCACGACCCAAACCAATCTACATCTACACTGGACACCCACGACCCAAACCAATCTACATCTACACTGGACACCCACGACCCGAACCAATCTACATCTACACTGGACATCCATGACCCGAACCAATCTACATCTACACTGGACACCCACGACCCGAACCAATCTACATCTACACTGGACACCCACGACCCAAACCAATCTACATCTACACTGGACATCCCCGACCCAAACCAATCTACATCTACACTGGACACCCACGACCCAAACCAATCTACATCTACACTGGACACCCACGACCCAAACCAATCTACATCTACACTGGACATCCATGACCCAAACCAATCTACATCTACACTGGACACCCACGACCCGAACCAATCTACATCTACACTGGACATCCATGACCCAAACCAATCTACATCTACACTGGACACCCACGACCCAAACCAATCTACATCTACACTGGACACCCATGACCCAAACCAATCTACATCTACACTGGACACCCATGACCCAAACCAATCTACATCTACGCTAGACATCCATGACCCGAACCAATCTATATCTACACTGGACACCCACGACCCAAACCAATCTACATCTACACTGGACACCCATGACCCAAACCAATCTACATCTACACTGGACACTACATCCTCCATACCCTCGTAA